The nucleotide window TGTAGGTATGTGTTAAGAAATCCTTGCTAATAATATGAAGGGGTACATGCAGAACTCAAATGATAACACTGTTACTGACCCTTTCATagccaagggcttccccattgacgagtaaaatcgtctggcgttagacagagtaaaatctgtaagtgccatgAGTGCgtctacggcagttaaagcgttagtAGGGacatttttgacgttgttaaccctttcaatGTCAacgggttccccattgacgagtaaaatcgtctggcgttagacagagtaaaatctataagtgtcatgagtgcgcctaacataaaaatatatttcgaAAGAAATGAGGGTCGCTCGGACTCGAAATTGACCTATCTGATACTGAAAGTCATGTAACTCGGTTCTACTGTATGTTTTTATGACAGAAATAAAATCATTTGTTGGGCAGCTATGGGTTGAATATGACACCTGgactaataataattgtgcGTCAGGtgttataaattaaaaatgaactaGTAGGGCTGGGTTTAAGGCGTATGGTCTTCGTGCTTCGTGGCCATTAGCAGGTCATTCGAAACAAGTCATGCACTAAAAATGAAAAGTGTGATTGTTCCATTCGGTTCCATTCTTTTGTTGGCAAAAATCCTTCATGCTTGGTTGCAAGAAGCTCCATACAGGGTTGAAAATGGATTTCTAGGTTACGGAGGCTTCCATCCATCGTTTTATCATTCCTTAACAGCGACGCAAATTGCAATTTCCTTGTCGAAAGACAAGTTGGATTGCAGCTTCGCGTGCGTGGCTGAACCCAAGTGTGCTTCGTTCAACATCGCAGTCAACCCAGACTCCAATGGCTTGTTCCTTTGTGAATTGCTGGACAATGACATGTTCCATGACAAGGGAAAGCTGCATAGCAATGCTTCATTTCATCATTACAGCTCAGTAAGTCATAACTTTATCGtaccatattttttttaaggctATTTACAAAATATTTCGAAATATGCAATTGCACACTATGGTTGCTAATTCTCTACCTCTGAGCTAGCTCTTGCGGAAATCTAGCTGGTAAGATAGTTAGTTTGCGTGCAAATTATGTATTTATCAACTTCAACTTGGGTAATTTAAAATTGCAGTGCTAATCGTTTGTATGCCATGCTATGCACAAGCCAACTCGTAAGCTAGTTAGCCGCTTAAAGAAGAGTGCCTCAGAAAATTAATTTAAGCATTCTTTGGACAATAAGTATTACGTAACTGATGAACTAACATCGAtgcgttttttctttcttagttgGCCGTTTAAGGCTTTGAGTGTTGGAGTTTCAGTGATAGAGAAGCAGGAAATATGGGATAAAAACCACCTGTCTTTCGCCACTGAGGCTTGATTACTTAACGGGCAATTTAAAAAGTTTTCTTCAAACTTAATTCACAGTGAGAAACCGTTTCCTTTGCTTTGACGCCATGATTTCATTTATTTGATAGCAGTCAATTCCTTAAACTCAAatctttgaattttgtttgcTACTGAGTCTTCTTGCAGCTTgtcatataaaaaaaattatttcaacacTTTATGCGCAGACTGAAACTGGTGGCTATGACAACAAGTAGGATGATTGCACCTTTTTTCATACCTGTCACTGATCTGAAAAGAAAGGGCTGTAACTCGCTAATTAGGAGTTGGTTTCTAGCTAGTTTTTAGTTGATCGGAGATTAAATCGCGCTACTGGTcaaataattaataaacgaTGCCAGTTAGAAGATGAGTTATTAATATCATCTCAACGACTTAAATAATGAGATGAAGCCTTTCTAAATGTCAAAATAACCATTAAAAATTCACGTCCTTGGTGCAATTATGAAAGGTAGCTGATTCGGAACTAAACAGCAGTGGTCAGACTATAGCCAAGGCGATTGCTGTGccagcgatttttttcttttccatttctttgctggtttgtttgttttttattttatgtgGTTAATACTGATGTTGAtctcttgttgttgttcttgctttttgtctttttttttttcgtggcaGCGAGAACTGTTTTTATATTTGTTCCCTCCTTACCAATGAGAATACTCAATGTCATGAGAGTAGTGTCCCTATGTTTTGATAAGACAGGCCGACACAATTCGTGCATGTTGTTAAAACGCCGTCAGTGCTCAGAATCGATTTTTCCTCTTCTCTTCTTTTCAGTAACTTAACAACAACTTCACTTTACTCCACAGCCGTCTCCATGTGCCAATCACAGCTGTTACAATGACAGCTCTTGTGTTCCTGACTCTAAAGGGAACTCACATCACTGCAAAGCATGTCAAGCAGGATTTCATGGAACTCAGTGTGAACAGAAACGTATGATGGGATGTTCTTTGAATGTCAATTGAAGCGAATACCCTGCAAGCTATGTGTTAGAAAACTATTGCGGTGTTGGACTTTTCAAGGGGGTGGGGGCTGGGATCACACCTCGGATACTTTCACGGCCACGTGATGGCTGTGTTTAACTAATACTTGAGTGTTCGGACTCGTGGGTTCTCGCCTCCTGAATTATTTAGGTTGAAAGCTGTCTTTATTTCACtgatataattaacaattattccaggAGCGGGCGTTGGATATGGgttgatagatagccaacgaggcgctgcgcgcctcgttggctctaatcatctcatatccaacaagcgcgagtggaataattgttttattaaaaacgcccccaaaatattagacaaatcttctcgactttattttgtgaaaaGAAACCGGATAATTTGCTTTGACTGACTCGGATGCTTgaattgtcaaaaaaaagttttcaagttcttaccttgaaatattttcacgccacattttgtggctttctttatgctctctggtgttgcgttttctaatagttcaatgacttccgagattatggtatattggctcatataccataacggCTAAGCCAGTAagagtcttgaattgcattatccaatgatccagtttttaatagtCATTGTTTGTAATTATAACATTGTAACATTCAATCACATGTTCCATTTACGACCACGGGAAAGGTTGAAAAGTGTTTCGAACGTGTGTTCACCGTGTCGACCAATCCGCTCTGATTCAACAGAGCATCGTTTCTCTCCTTTTTGCCTTTATTTTCGAAGGTGTCAACCACGGTTTTTGGGGCGTTCGACTCGCAGACTGCTGACACAATTTGTCACGGCATAAACTCTTTAACTTGCAGACTGTAATCAGACCATAATCAGTCCTGAGGCCATACGAGTGTTTTGTGGACTCCCACtttccagtcaatcacattTCTGGTTCATTGATTTTTCACTAACTGAATAATTTTCAGGGAAATTTGACCATAGGCGATTTTAAAAACAACTCTATGACATGAACTGTCTTGATTAATATTCTTAGTTGCTGCAATGAAACAATATGGTGACTGTCGTTAAATTCCTCATCTTTTATTGCAGTGGTTTGTGGAAACATGAACATTTTCTTGTTGTCATTTTATCTAAAATATAGTAAATGTGTCATTTCTTTTAGGAAAAAGTTGCAGTGAGATCAAATTCTACAGCCCTGAAGCCTTAAGCGGTTCTTATTTCATCGATCCTGATGGTGAAGGAGGCTGCGAATCCATCATCGTCTTTTgcaacatgaccgataaaaatGGAACTGGCTTGACAGTGATTGGTCACGACAGTGAAGACAGAATATTGGTTTATGGATATTCTTCTCGAGGAAGTTACTCAAGAGCCATTCAGTACTCTGGAGTGAGCTCATCTTGTATTTCCCAGCTGGCCAACCTAACTGCAGTATCTTCTCACTGTGAGCAGTTTATCCAATACGAATGCCATGGGTCTGTTCTTCTGTGGAACGGATCCCCTTACGGCTGGTGGGTGTCACGTGATCACGAAAAAATGAAGTACTGGGGTGGAGCAGGACCTGCAAATTCGTACAAGTGCGCATGCGGAGTAGCTGGGCAGTGCGCAGATCGCAGCGATGGATGCAACTGTGATAAGGAAGACCACGTGTGGCGAGAGGACAGCGGTTTTCTGACGGAAAAGTCTCATCTTCCTGTCATTGAGCTGAGATTTGGTGATACCGGCAGTTATGATAAAGGTTATCACACTCTGGGGAAGCTGAAGTGTTACGGAACGATTTGAACGATTTTGAACGATTTTGAGTTGGATGGCTTCAAAAGTGAGCTGGAAAAGTTCAAGTGCTGTGTGATAGTTAAGTTTCTTTCATCACAAAGAAATTTAAGTCTTCGTGACCTTCTTGGTTAGCTATCGAGTATAgatgaaaaatgaataaaaactagaaatttgtcaCCATGAAAATGTAATCAAGAAAGCGAAATTAGATGCGATTCAAACGCAATCACTGTACGCTATAGAAAAATATGTAAGCAGCGTGGGTTAATAAATGGAAAACATAATAACCTTACTCTTGTGGTTGTTTACTTGTAAAACTTGATTACAACTCGTTGGGCGGAGGGTGTTTTACCCTGAGATTAATTAACCAGTGGCAGGAGCCTATCAGTGATAGGCCCCTGCCAGTGGTAAACTGATAATTTGCCGATCTTATTTATCCGATATACCATAAGCTAACAATTGAGATCGGTGTGGCAATAAACTCTAAACCTACCCCCCAGTGTAGAATGTAAATGTCATTAATGCAAAAATAAATTACTAATATTGCTACCTGGACTCTTATACCGTGCATTCATATGATTTATTTAAGTAAACAAAGTCGCGAGAATAGTAAATCTTGCCGTTAATCCAAGTTTATATCGTGAAAGAACAGCTCGGGGCGCAGATCTCAATTCCTTATAACAAGACCTTCTCCAGCTGCGGGATTATCCAAGATCGGCTCATTTCACCGGTTCCGCGACAGTACGCGAGATGGCTAAAAAACGACGACAaaaataggccacttcggaaaataccataatactctttgtttttcccccaaattttgcataagcattgtttctagttcctcttgggacttacaatggacTTACAAGACTTACAATGGTCGCCATGTCGCACGGACCGAACGTCCCTTTGAAATTATAGATTCCGATAAAAACACGAATGTCCTTAAATTGCGATAACTACTCGATTTACTCTGGAGTAAATCCAGATGTATCCTCACAAGACCCTAGTGTTTGTTACCTGTGACGCAGGAAGCGGGAGCGGGAGGAATTAAATTATACCCGCTATGTCCTAAAGAAGCAAAACCGAAGCAAGATGCCCAGCATGGCTGTAAAATTTGAGGAATTAAATTATACCTGCTATGTCCTAAAGAAGCAAAACCGGAGCAAGATGCCCAGCATGGCTGTAAAATTTGATTGTATAAGAGATGGAGAACTGGTGCACGTGCAAAACAAATGTCTTTATCAGAAAAGGGACTGAGAGTATATTGAAAATGATAGGACTAAACGCCTTAATTTACCTACAAATAATACGATAACACCGTCAAGCTTTGCTATCTGAAAGAATGAATGGATAGCTTGTCATTCAGTGAGCCGTTGCAATTGCTTACGCTGCTTTTTAAAAAACTTTTACGCGGCTTAAGTCGCGACGAGAAAGGTCTGAAGAGTTCTGGCCTGAACCAAACCCGAACTCTAACCTCTCGATACTGATGCAGTGCTTttccagttgagctatcaggctaACTGGAAGCTGGTTGATTTGTTAATTGACTatggatatttaacaattattctacgagggcgtGCTggatatatagaggatattacatgcccgcgcgtggatatgaattttatcttcgagtggtcaactccatatctcacgagtgagcgcaccATTGCTGATGATGTTTCGTTCAATCTTTGCGCTCCAGCAAGAGGGATTTGTTAAGCTGACAAATTAATGACCTggcattttctttatttttagaATATTTTGTGACACTTTACATTTTAGTACTAAAGCATAACTTTGGCAAAATGTCAAAGTGATGAACCAAGTAATATTTGAAAAGATGTTTAACCAAGAAATTAAACATATCTTTCTTTATCCCTTCAGAAAATATTTAGGCGATAAATTCTAACTCTTCCCTGACCCAGCTTCCAAAATATTCGCATTTGCAATGATTCCAGCAAATCCCAGTTGACATTTGCAGCGATATGCGTTGTCCTCGTAGTTGGGAATGTAGGTGCATGTGCCGGCATTATCATGACAGCTATGATTGACTCGAGGTGATTTTGGCtggaaaattaattaaatttgctaAATATTCCTTTAAACTAAATTAAATTTCGGGTTAAAAGTTGATCGAAATCAAGAGAAGAGAGAACTTGAAACCCTCTATTGCATGACAATtaaatttttgcctttaatAATGATATCATGACCATTTGATTTCAcgttttttgaaagaaaaatgcaatattCTATTTGCCAAAGAATCGATCCTTATTTGATCTGACATAAAATATATCGTTTGTAGCGACAAGATTATATGCTGATTCAAAGATAGAAGTGTAACTACTGTTTGAAACAATTGGAGTCAAGAAGAGGCACAGCGGACATTGTCACAAGagatgacgacggcaacaacaaagtcacaaattcagaaatttgcatatttaacaataaaagaCGATGattttgcatgctttgcacgtgcgGTTTTCAGTTCATTTTTGTATATTTCCAAGCCGTTCATTGGCTAATCAACGatttgaaatgacctgtttttatAGTTTTGCGTGGACAACGTGATCACTTGACGACAagtttttctttcctgtttccATCTGCAAACCTCTAATACCAATTTAAATTCAGGAAACATTTAAATATTTCACAAGCCAAGCGACTTGGAATATTCGAGGGATAATTTCAAAAACGCAAAGTTATAATCAAATTTGCAGATGACGTTGTTGCTGTTGTCGAAGTCGCCCTGACGCATGTAAGCTCCGCTATGTTTCAGTGGAGACCTTATGTCAACATATCGCCTATTCCTGAACAATTGAACTGAAACGCTTGAACAAACTGCTCTTATTTTACGACTGCCATGTACATCTAAGAGCCAGTTTCCAAACTCTATCGTGCATGTTCTTGACACATTGAGGGATAACAAGTCAACTGGAATGGTCTTTTGGGGTTTTggctttaagaaaaaaatattttttgaccaattaATTAGTTATACATCTTTGTTTGGTCATGTTGGTAAAAGCAGTtttctccatttcttttttaaatgtgACTGCTTTAGTTAGCAATGACTGACTGAATTTCAATTACACATGCACgaattttagttttgaaacaacaacagtGGCATGTACCGCTTTAATTAAGAAATTGATATACCCTTGGATCAATGTCGGTTGTATTTATTAGACTCTTTTGCCTGTAaaccaataaattaaaataaattagtgCAACCAACTGTATTCATAATTTATCTTGAAATCATAAATTCAGTTAAAGTATTGTTTTGTACGATTATTGATGTTTCGGTTAACAGATGGACACGACTTGAAGAAGTCATTTCAATTTGCGTCAGAACGTTATTAACTTTCAAATAGTACTAAACTCTGTCAGGAGCCTCCTGACTCTATTGTGTCCTTACCACATATAATGGCTAGTTTATATATTAAAATTGCATTAAAAAATCCTCAGCGCACTGACTGCTGTCAAACCGTtcaaattttcctccaaaacGTTTCctccaaagagtttcaaagaGTTTCCGGAGTTTGCAGTGCCACATGGATTCAGTAgagccctaaccactcggcctccttgattttgattggttagCTTGGGTTAGGCAGTCACATCTTATTGGCTGTAGGCATAAAgttaattttgattggctgtttAACAGTCATAATTTCACCTGTCTGATTACAGGCGTTTAACTTCATTGTTGGGTCTCATTTGAAACCGCTGAGCTGTTGAGAGTTGGTGAAATGTAATCTGCTTGGTTAATAGCAAAATTGAGAATTGCAATTGTTTACtattgaaaaataaacaatacaTTTGAGGGTAAACACAAAATTCAATTGATAATATTAGGAAGCAAGTAATCAATATTTTCGGACGAACTGAGAATCACTTGTCTCGAAATTGACTTGTCTGGTGAAGTCATATAGATACAAGCAATTAACAGAACTTGGTTCCGATGTATGTTTCAATATTCATGACACAAATATGATCATCTGTAGGGCACGTATGGCCTGAATATGACACCTGGACTCACAATTATGCGTCAGGTgctataaattaaaaatgaacaaGTAGGGCAGGGTTTAAGGCGTATAGTCTTCGTGCTTCGTGGCCATTAGCACATCATTCGGCACAAGTCATGCACTAAGAATGAAGCGTGTGATTATTTCATTCTGTTCCATTCTTTTGTTGGCAAAAATTCTTCATGCTTGGCTGCAAGAGGCTCCATACAGGGTTGAAAATGGATTTCTTACTTACGGAGGCTTCCATCCATCTTTTTACCATTCCTTAAGAGCGACGCAAATTGCAATTTCCTTGTCGGAAGACAAGTTAGATTGCGGCTTCGCGTGCATGGCTGAACCCAAGTGTGCTTCGTTCAACATCGCAGTCAACCCAGACTCCAATGGCTTGTTGCTTTGTGAATTGCTGGACACTGACATGTTTCACGACAAGGAAAAGCTACGTAGCAATGCTTCATATCACCATTACAGCCCAGTAAGTCAGAACTTTCTTGTGCTATATTTTTTCATGGCTAGGTATCGTTTGCTGAGGttcggctatcaccaaagggaaaacaccggttcccgtctgttcaccgaagttaagcactgttggacggggttgatatctggatgggtgaccatctagataaaataccctgtgctgtactccttgggaagtcaggctggcgtagtgaacatcaatcacgccttccacctctactacatgttgtatgtggattgagtttcagtcgatctcaacctgacttcgagggtttcctccgggcactccggtttcctccctcctcaaaattgactcttaaattccaattcgatctgatgcaggacctccctgaaaaccactttcgagtgagtggagcttcctgggtaaatatcattaattattatttgcaaaaaaatatttcgaaatttGCAGTGGAACTCTGGTTACTAATTCTCTTCCTATGAGCTAAATAGCTCTTGTGGAAATCTAGCTGGTAAGATAATTAGTTTAGTTGCTAATTATGTATTTGTTAACTTCAACTTGGGTAATATAAAGTTGAGGTGCTAACCGTTAGCATGCCATGCTACCCACACGCCAACTCGTAAGTTAGTTGCTGCTTGAAGAAGAGTGCCTCAAGAAGGTACTTTTAGCATTCTGTTGATAACTGATGAACTAACATTGATgcgttttttttcttaattggcCGTTTAAACCTTTGAGTCTTGGAGTTTCAGCGGTAGAGAAGCAGGAAATATAGGTTAAACCACCCGTCTTTCGTCACTGAGGCACGGGCAATTTAAAACGTTTTCTGAAAACTTAATTCGCAGCGAGAAAGCGTTGACTTTGTTTTGACGCcatgttttcatttatttgataGCAGTCAATTCCTTAAACACAAATCTTTGAAGTTTGTTTACTACTGAGTCTTCTTGCAGCTTGTCATATAAAAGAATTATTGCAACACTTATGAGCAGAAACTGGTGGCTATGACAGCAAGTAGGATGATTGCACCTTTTTTCATACCTGTCACTGACCTGAAAAGAAAGGGCTGTAACTCGCTAATTAGGAGTTGGTAGGCTAGTTTTTAATTAGTTGATCGGAGATTAAATCGCGCTACTGGTCGAAGAATTAATAAACGATCCCAGTTAGAATGTCAGTCATTAATATCATCTCAGTGACTTAAATAATAAGATGAAACCTTTCTAAATGTCAAAATAGCTATTGAATTTCACTTTCTTGGTGCTATTATGAAAAGTAGCTGGTTCGAAACTAAACAGCAGTGCATGGTAAAACGATAGCTAAGGAGAATGTTGCTGCcagccattttttcttttttttgttgtggttAATACTGATGTTGAtctcttgttgttgttcttgttttttgtctttttgtcgtgGCAGCGGGATCTGTTTTTACATTTGTTCCCTCCTTACCAATGAGAATACTCAATGTCATGAGCCTAGTGTCGCTATGTTTTGATAAGAAGGGTCCACAATTCGTGCATGTTGTTAAAACGCCGTCAGTGCTCAGAatctcttctcttcttttcgCTAATTTAACAACAACTTCACTTTACTCCACAGCCGTCTCCATGTGCCAATCACAGCTGTTACAATGACAGCTCTTGTGTTCCTGGCTCTAAAGGGAACTCACATCACTGCAAAGCATGTCAAGCAGGATTTCATGGAACTCAGTGTGAACGGAAAGGTATGATGGCATGTGCTTTGAATGTCAATCGAAGCAAATACCCTGCAAGCTATGTGTTGGAAAACTGTTGCGCTGTTGGACTTTTCAAGTGGGTGGGGCTGGGATCACACCTCGGATACTTTCACGGCCACATTATGGCTGTGTTTAACTAATACCTGAGTGTTCGGACTCGTGGAATCTCCCAACTTGAATTTTTTAGGTTAAGAGGTTGAAGGATGTCTTTAATTTACTTTAATTCACTgatgtaattaacaattattccacgagcgggcgttggatatgagatgatagatagccaactcggcgctacgcgcctcgttggctctaatcatctcatatccaacaagcgcgattggaataattgttttattaaaaacgcccccaatatattagacaaatcttcttgactttattttgtgagaagaaaccgggtgttttgctttgattaactcggatgcttaaattgtcaaaaaaaaagttttaaagtttttaccttgaaatattttcgcGCCATAtcttgtggctttctttatcctctctggtgttgcgttttctaatactataagttcaatgacttccgagattatggtatattggctcatataccataacggctaagccaataaaaagtctttaATGGCATTATCCATGCAATGATCCggtttttaatttagtttttttgaattattatttgtaattatACCATTGTAACACATTTACCATTTACGACAACGGGAAAGGTTGAAAACAGTTTCGAACATGTGCTCGTGTAGACGAATCCGCCCTGATTCGACAGAGCATCGTTTCTCTCCTTTTTGCCTTTATTTTCGAAGGTGTCAACCACGGTTTTTGCGGTGTTCGACTCGCAGACTGCTGACACAATTTGTCACGGCACAAACTCTCTAACTTGCAGACTGTAATCAGACCATAATCAGTCCTGAGGCTAGCAACGAACTTAACATGAGTGTTACGTTTTGTAGACTCCAGCtttccagtcaatcacattTCTGTTTCATTGACGTTTCACTAACTGTGCAGAATTTGCAGAGAAATTCGATCACAAGCCATTTCTAAAAACAACTCGGTGACATGGACAGCCTTGATTCTTGGttcctgaaatcaaacaatCTACCGACTGTCGTTAAATGCTTTTATTGCAATGGTTTGtgtcaaacatgaaaattttatCGTTGTCACTTTATCTGAAACACTGTAAATGTGTCATTTCTTTTAGGAAAAAGTTGCAGTGAGATCAAATCTTTTAGCCCGGAAGCCTTAAGCGGTTCTTATGCCATCGATCC belongs to Acropora muricata isolate sample 2 chromosome 9, ASM3666990v1, whole genome shotgun sequence and includes:
- the LOC136929868 gene encoding contactin-associated protein-like 2; its protein translation is MKSVIVPFGSILLLAKILHAWLQEAPYRVENGFLGYGGFHPSFYHSLTATQIAISLSKDKLDCSFACVAEPKCASFNIAVNPDSNGLFLCELLDNDMFHDKGKLHSNASFHHYSSPSPCANHSCYNDSSCVPDSKGNSHHCKACQAGFHGTQCEQKRKSCSEIKFYSPEALSGSYFIDPDGEGGCESIIVFCNMTDKNGTGLTVIGHDSEDRILVYGYSSRGSYSRAIQYSGVSSSCISQLANLTAVSSHCEQFIQYECHGSVLLWNGSPYGWWVSRDHEKMKYWGGAGPANSYKCACGVAGQCADRSDGCNCDKEDHVWREDSGFLTEKSHLPVIELRFGDTGSYDKGYHTLGKLKCYGTI